Part of the Octopus sinensis linkage group LG10, ASM634580v1, whole genome shotgun sequence genome is shown below.
ggtgtaatgttaaagagagcggggccaattgaggtgaaataattgtgccgtattgttgttatgagatgagagtgcgatttttgttttgggcggatggcacggggcccaagccttggatgtaccttaaaggtgatgccaacatcatttgggcaatgctgatggaaattttccacatcatgcagatgatgtagcgctcacgacgacgttggagagaatagagttttagcttttctagtcgaccccaatagtcgaggcctgtcatgccatctatcttttttgtgattgccctttgaggtgcttcaacttttatgataccttgtattgtgtggggagaccacagtggacaacagtattcaaggtggggtcgggcaaaagtggagaagagaaggataatggtgtggatatctctcgactggaaagttctgagaatccaggaacacatatatgtatatgtatatgcatatatatgtgtgtatatgcatatatatatatgtatatgtattgcatatatatataatatatattatatatatatatgcatatatatatatgtatatgttatgcatatatatatatatatataatatatatatgcatatatatatgtatatgtatatgcatatatatatatatatatatatatatatatatatgtgtgtgttgtatatgcatatatatatatatgtgtgtgtatatgcatatatatatattatataatgcatatatatatatatatgtatgtatatgcatatatataatatatatatatatatatgtatgtatatgcatatatatatatataatatatatataatatatatgcatatatatatatatatatgtatagcatatatatatatatgtatatgcatataatatatatatataatataatatatgtatatgtatatgcatataatatatatatatatatatatatatatatatgtatagcatatatatatatatatatatatatatatatgtaatgtatatgcatattatatatatatatatattatatatatatataatataatatattatatgcatatatatatatatatatatatatgcatatgtatatattgtatatgtatatgcatattatatatatatatgcatatgtatatattgtatatgcatatatatataatatatatatatgtatatgcatatatatatatatatatatatatgcattatatataatatatatatgtatatgcatatatatatataatatatatatatattatatatgtatatgcatatattatatatatatgtgtgagggcgcgtggcttagtggttagggcattcggctcatgatcgtaaggttgtgagttcgattcccggcgacgcgttgtgtccttgagcaagacactttatttcacgttgctccagtccactcagctggcaaaaatgagttgtacttgtatttcaaagggtcagcctcgtcattctctgtgtcacgctgattatccccgagaactacgttaagggtacacgtgtctgtggaatgctcagccatttgcacgttaatttcacgagtaagctgttccgttgatcgtatcagctgggaccctcgtcgtcgtaaccggcggagtctttttaaatatatatatatatatatatatataacgggaagctttatgaaaataaacaaaagacgaaggcaggtggaatacaaacaaacaattgtattagtatggcgctcaggaatataaataaaacaagtcttttacgtttcgagcctacgctcttcaacagaaagatacacagaaaagaaacacagaaagaaacaaggagagaaaaaaaatgcgtgcagaagctagcgaatcaacatatatatacatcacttgaCGTTcatgttccatactggcatagtttggacggtttgacaagggtCCGACGAATCCAAGGACTGCAGTGTCGTACTCCAGTCGTCTGCTTCAGCAtattctctatggctggatgtccttcctaacaccaaccactttgcaaatGTGCTGTATGCTttttagttatgtatgtgtggccATCACTATCGAGGTCGCCTTGCAGCCTACAAGTCTATGAATGCTGAGGAGATGGGGGGTATGTCTTTATGTTAGAAGGGGATTAAAGATGAGAGATGAGGTTGGGGAGAGGAACTAGATGGCTACCTGCATTTAGGGGAGAGAGCTCATCATCATTAGCTACCTCCAAAGAGGTAGCTAATGGTGATGAGGAGTTCAGGTGATACCAGAAGGCACGAGGTGAGAAGTAGTGAGTGGAGACAGAGAAGCGAAAAGTTTGTGAGGGTGGGAATTAGTATGAGTGCAAGGTGGGGGGAAGAGATTTGGGAAATGGTGGAGAAAGAGGTGGGTAACATCTGTAAAGATTGAGAAATGTTTGGGGGGATGGACATGGAGTGGGAGGTTCACCAGTTGGGGAAGGGAAGGGGATGCTCGCAGCAGGGTAGTAATGATGATACAGTGTGAGAAATGACCCTCGCGGGTTGGAGCGGCTGCTGCAATGTGCGCTGCTGACCATTCTCCGTGGCAACGCCACCACGGTCATGTCCGCAGGGCGCGACTGAACATACCATTTGTTCTGGGGTATACTCCCCATCTCTCATCTTCTGCTGCTTAATCCTTCTCCCTTTTTTCATCCTCCACCCCTCAATAAAATTCGTGCAAAGCTTATATTTTTGTGGGTATTTTCTccaacttttatttatattttttactattttaagcgcaggcgtgactgtggggtaagaagcttgcttcccagccacatggctccgggttcagtcccactgcatggcaacttgggggaagtgtcttctactacagcttcgagccgaccaaagcctgatgcatggatgtgtgtgtgtgtctttgtgtctgccttcGTTCCCTTCCCccctttgacaaccgatgttggtcccccgtaacttagccgtccggcaagagatcgatagaataagtacgaggttttaataaaaatgggatCGATTCATTGGTCAGTTTACTTCCGCAATCCTCCTCCCTATTGCTCCTTACAGACCCACCCACCcactatttttttccctttcgttTCTCTAATCTTTCTCTACCACCCTTACGGttaaccctctctctttcttctttataATTTCACAATCACAACAGAACATATTTCCTCATTTCCTTCCCTCTGTATTTTCTCTCTACTCCTCTTCACTCAAACTAACTCCCCTCTTGTTGTGTTCTTTTTCGTCTCTTCTCTCCCTCATTTTCCTATAAtctgcaaataaagaaaaaaaatcgatgtctttccttctcttcttcccacaaaatttctctctatatacgtatcatctctctttctctttgccttTCTTTGTAAGTTTTTTCCTCTCTTTATTCTCTTGTACTTCTCTATGCAACCCCTGCCTCCACTTTactgcttctttctctctttctttggtgATTTTATTCGCCTTTTCTTTCGCCCTTCCTCCCACCCTTCCTCCTTTAATTCTGTCAATAGAACAGAAAGTGTTCCCCCCTGTTTATTCTACTTCTATTTCTTTCTACTTCCCTTCATTCACtctactcttttctttcttttcttttcttcctccgtctcctTCATCTTCCTATAAGTCTGCCAGCAAAACAGGAagttttccctctctttcttccttctgtaTTTCTCTCAATCTCCTTTTACACAATCTACTCTCTTCATTAACTCATTCAACAATTCTCGACCGGGGCCACTTCTGAAATATTTAATCACACCAGCTGAAACCGTCATAGCAACAGTATCACCAATAACAACTATGTCGTAAGAgattaaataacattaaaaaatatcattcgttatatatatatatatatataatatatatatatatatatatatatatatatatatgttaatacccTTGTTTTTAAAGATCTGTTCAATCCCTAATTTGTCGTATAATCTCCTTTTCCAAACAAGCGTAAGAGGTTCTGAACATCATATATGAATTGATGGCAGAGTTTTGGAATAGTTGTCCGTGTCTTAGTGAATTTTAATGAATTGTTAACGGTGTTTTGAATCGGTGCAGAGGATTGATATTTATTGGGACGGGAGACAAACGAAGATATGACgatcttgtgtttctttcttaaataaaaaGGAAACGGCTCTGACTGGGAATTGAAACCTAGCTTTACCACTTGCTTCCTCTttagtgttcttttcatttttgttttatcaatGTCACATTACCGAAGACTGGGTTTTGGAATTTGATTGCGTTTCATGCCAAGTAATAATGTCAGTGTTATCCCCATCGCCCACCTAGGTCTTTTAACTCTAGTGAGACTTCACCGTGGGTTAGggacaccccctttttttttctttttcatgaagaTGATAAATGAAAATGGTCAAGCGTCGTCACCAATCACTTTGCTATATTAATGTAAATTTTAACTAAGAACTTACTTTTCGTGAGTTACAAAGAAACCGGTTTCTTTTAGGAAGGAAACGATGAAGATGTCAGTATAGTTTATAAGTTGTACTATTTGCGGTGATGATTGTacttaatagtaaataatatttacacattGACAAAGACGGGATTTCTTGAGCTGATCGCTCTACATTCCTGCAGACAATAATTTCCTTTCTCTGAAGTTTGGTTTGtaggttaattattattattttctcttctttaagGCCCAGATATGAAGAAAGATTGCAAATAAAAGATGCGAACTGTCTGAAGACAATCGATCTACTAAAATATTTGACTGGTAATTATGTTTCTGAACTTTTTCACCCGACACAAGTGGGAGAATGAAAACCAAGATTCACTTTCGCCTCgtgctcatttttttttaaaaaaaggaacctGTCCGACGACGTAGAACTCGTTCACCCTTTTACAGTGCCTGAATATATCTCGTTCTATGAATCTCACTTCGATTTTAATCACATTGAACTTTGTCGTGGATAAATGCCTGAGTTAACGAAGAACGCTGAATCTATTCTGAACCTTTAAGGAAGTTTATAGTGAATCCTTATATCGGATTAATTTTTCCtcataaaagcaaacattttacTTAACCTCACCACACACGCTGATGCAAACATTTACTTTCTACGGATAGATTTTGCCATGACTCGAAGGACGATTTCTGCATACAATAATGTAAGTTCAATCCCAGCAATGGTAAGTTAACTTTTTACTgtcagattcttcttcttcttcttcttcttcttcttcttcttctttcttcttcttcttctcctccccccccttcttcttcttcttcttcttcttctatcaaTTCTGAAAAAGCTGCTTTTTTCGAGTTTATTACAgacatggccgtgtggttaagaagtttgcttcataaccacatggtttcgggttcagttccaatgcacaACATctcaggcaagtatcttctactattgccctggCTTAACCAATGCTGACCACAGAAACTCTGtgggagcctgtcgtatatgtgcgtatgtatgtgtgtgtgttttccactgCCACTTGATAATTGatgatggtttgtttacttccctgtaactgaatggtttggcaagagagagagagagcaataaaatAAGCGCCAGACTTACAAAGAAGTATGGGatgaatttgtttgactaaaccatcCTAGGTTGTGACCCAACATGACCATAGttgaatgaaaataacaaagaaaaatatataaaatggtagGTGTATACATCTATTTTAAGTTGAACCAAACTGAGAATCTATCAAATGTTTCACAGATCTTAACTGTACTGCAGATTCTACTTTTCCTTGTACTACACTAACTtcagtttttccttttttattttaaccATTTCATTCCTGTAGAAATAAATTGGTaacttttccattttctcttttttttttttgacagccaACAGCTTTTAGAAGAAATGCATAACATTTATGTGGTTCCAGTGAATAACAGCTTAACAAAATGGAAAATTGTCCTTGGCTTGcaaatgatttgatctgagactgtGCTGAAATTAAAGCAATTGCAATGTGGATGATATATATTAACCATTCTTAACCATACGTGAtgacagaaaatagaaaatgaatgaagaaaaaataggGGTTACTTTTGATAATAACAAATTTGGAAATTGAATTATTGGAATTTCAGTGACCAAGAAATAACTAAGAAAAGGAAATTTACTGAAAGTTTAAGTGGTGAGAAAAAAGTTATGAAATCATCATGTAAGAAAGAGAAATTTGTTGAAATTTAAGTTGTTGTGAAATAATGCAATATTTAaatagccatatccagcccaaatattttacctgttttatgttcaaacagaccagatctgcctctcacacctgtcatacaatgtcattctaaaaatgaatatctaaaaataaacatcaatgtttcaatcacatcattgaagtctcaaagctacgagatgatgcattgtttattcaaaataatgtgaataaataagctttgtatttgacagagtaatctgaataccaaAGAGTTAAACCATTGATAAagccaatcaaaaaaaaaaaaaaagaaaaaacaatggtCTCATCAGAAATCAGCAGTAAATTATATTGATTCTCCATCAATTATTTCAATTCAGGAAAATCAACAGATGTGTTTGACTTCTAATTGCTTCATTTACCTATTTCTCCTCAACCTCCAATATTTTGTGCAGGAATATACTGTAAACAGTGTAACAGAGTTTGTTAGACATTAAGATAAGATAAATTGGATACTATTATACCAAATGAGTGCCACATATAATAAACCGTTTTCAtatcaacccacctgagaccagtttaaagtgatctaaattaaaacccttcatcattttaatttatgttccaaacgtcagattaaccctttcgttactgtatttattttgggatgctctgtgtttctttcaattgattttaaatacaacaaagaatttggtaaaatatcttagttatcattaaactggtgttaggaacataaattgtgactgaggtttggtggaagattttaattaaaaacttatgaaaacaagacatttgtattcaaagcctgagccggtttcagccaggttggtattgaaagggttaaattaatcatttgttaatccttttgttactatatttctgttgagatgctctgtgtttctttcaattaatttaaatataacaaagaatttagtaaaataactttgttatcattaagcttgtgttaggaatataaattgagaTTAAGGTttcatggaagattttaatacagaacttatggaaacaagacatctgtactcagagccagaggcagtttcagccaggttggtatcgaaagggttaataatggcaAGGATATTtggctaaattcttcattattttcataatttattgaaacaaaggctGCGTATTTCTTCAGAAACATGATGACAAAATGGTTTAAGAAGTATATACTATGTTTGTATACAAGAAAATAATTGTGaaacaagttttttttagctgaaaCACATCTACAGCATTTCTATAAAATAtgcttttgtatttcattattgaatGTCCATTTTAAGACTCTTCTCTTGAAATACTCACTCCAAAAAATTCCGTTTTTTATTCTCTTGTGGTAATTTTGAAGCTTATCCTAATTATGCTGAGGGTGGGGGCATAATTTTATGTGTAGATACAGCATGGTCAAAtcattaagaagtttacttcccaatcatgGTATCCCAGGTTCAAACCAATGGCATGGTATATTACCAATGTCTTGGATCAATCCATGCAAAATTTAGGCCATTAAATAGATTGTAGATGTAATTCAAAAGGCCACAGCTTTGCCACAAACATTGTGTTGTGCTGATTCTGTCTGttacacttgtctgtggaatactcctCCACATGGGTGTCAAGTCAATGGACAGGAAATTTAGTGGATCAAACAACTGAACCTTTGAGATGAAGTCCAAATTGACAATGATCCATTTATGTCGTTTTACttcatttaaacaatattttcatctgtctccttgtttcctctttttcttttaaaatattctctCTCCACCCACCCACCTCACATAACAAACACATTCTGCCTCACAGAATCTACTATACCACTCAAACATATAtctgcacgctcacacacaagcaGGCACATCAATAAACTTGCAATtacgcacatagacacatgcacacatgctgcctttctttctctcctctctcacacacattctcgttcatatctgtataaatataaaaatatagaacctGTAAACCAAGAAACAGACCTGGAGTAGAGAGGGAATGCCATTGATGAGGCTGTGAACAGCAAGAGAAGGCGTTTGACAAACTTAactgattgattgactgaatAATTAATCAAACGGTTAATTGTTTAAGTGATTAACCAGTTGACAAATGAATAGTAATTAAGTAAACTAGAAACAGTGTCtgtatttattattgtcataatGACTCTGTTGAGTTGTTCTtttaatgtttcagtcattaatctgaggccatgctggggcaccaccttgaagggttttagttgaacaaatcgaccccaggacttctttaatttttaaagcctagtacttattctatcggtctcttaggctgaactgctaagttacagggatgtaaacacaccaacattggttgtcaagcagtgtcaggggacaaacacagacacacatcgggtttctttcagtttctgtctaccaaatccactcacaaggcttagttagaatggcccgaggctataatagaagacacttgccttaagGTGttatacagtaggactgaacctggaatcatgtggttgggaagcaagcttcttaccactcaaccaTGCCTACATCTACAAGATATCAATTAAAAAGTCTTTGACACATGGgatctaaaataataaaatgaacctCGAGGTAAAACTGACAAGGAAATAATTGAGGCAGTTTAATGCTACATTAATTGAGAAACCCATTGTTAAATTCTAAAATGGATATAAATTCTGCATTGTTTGTGTTCTGTTTGGCAATGGAACCTAAAGAAGAAGGTTCAGATGAGGAAAGAAAACCATGTGTTGTGTATAGCTATCCTAAAAAAGATAACTTTCTTCTGGAAACAGAAGCCATGTTGGTTGTCTTGTGTAATGTAATGGAAGATCTAACTGGAAAACCTGCAAATGCTTCCGTATTAACTTGCGAAGGCGGGAAACACTTACAAGTGAAATATCATAAAGAAGGTCAAagaactgtgatatttgtggttaaATCTCAAGTGCTTTGTAATAAAACTATTACCAGTCTGTTTGAAAGTATCATgcatcttatatttgttttgtatggtTCTGTTGAAAATGCATTCCTTAGAAAGAAATTCCATGAAAAATTGAATGGAATTTTTTCATCTGCAGAAGAAGagttaattaatttattcaaatCGTCTTCTGAGACAATTTTAAACCTTGGCTTTGAGTATATTTCGATGCATATTTTACCTACATTTTACCAAGATAATTTGAATAAAATCCTCTCTGATTTAGAATCAAAACACCCAGAATATGAAGAATTTAGAACTAGAGATTGTTGCCAACACAGAAAGCAGTTCTTTCTAGTTGGTTCTTGTGTGTTTTTCAATGAATATTTACTCTGTAATCATTTATCTCCAAGAAATTTGGAAGATGTCTACGTTTACTTGAAGTTTAACAGACTTTTATCTCAACAGACAAGTCAGCAGATAATTTTATGGAGAGAAATTCACTTGACaggaaataaaacacaaaaaggtGTTGCTTTGGGATACATTGAGCAACCTTCTCAATGCTATCTTTTGGTAGTTTACCACAAACCTTATTTTCTAGCCACATTACTGCAATCTCCAAAGTCTCTCCTTGGTAAAAATACCATTTCTTCATcaacattaccaccatcacccccaccattgTATATCGAAAGACTAAAAGCAACTCTTTCACAAATAGAATCAACCATTCTTTGTTTCAGTGACAATTGTATGGATGGCAACAAAAATGATGGCAAGATGAAAGATTTATCTTTTGCAGATCAGATTGCATCATTGTTCAAATCACCAATCAACAAACAGAAAAAACCTTGTAATTTGGCACGAAATCCTACTGAATACTCCAAGTATGCAGACATTTCAAATCTAACCATATCCCCTACCTGCATGGTTACTCCCAAAGAAAATTCAAGAACACCTTACCGGATGAATCCAAAATATTCATCCAACCTCACAGTATCCCCCAATTCCTCTCCATACAAAATTCAGACTCAAAGTAAtgctgaaacttcagattttcaACATGAAATAACACTTCAAAGTCAAAGACATTCTGAAACCAAACTGAACAGTTTAAACTTTGTTAATTTTACTTCATTGCATTCTCGATATCCCTGTTGCTTTGGTGTG
Proteins encoded:
- the LOC115216518 gene encoding protein inturned-like, producing MDINSALFVFCLAMEPKEEGSDEERKPCVVYSYPKKDNFLLETEAMLVVLCNVMEDLTGKPANASVLTCEGGKHLQVKYHKEGQRTVIFVVKSQVLCNKTITSLFESIMHLIFVLYGSVENAFLRKKFHEKLNGIFSSAEEELINLFKSSSETILNLGFEYISMHILPTFYQDNLNKILSDLESKHPEYEEFRTRDCCQHRKQFFLVGSCVFFNEYLLCNHLSPRNLEDVYVYLKFNRLLSQQTSQQIILWREIHLTGNKTQKGVALGYIEQPSQCYLLVVYHKPYFLATLLQSPKSLLGKNTISSSTLPPSPPPLYIERLKATLSQIESTILCFSDNCMDGNKNDGKMKDLSFADQIASLFKSPINKQKKPCNLARNPTEYSKYADISNLTISPTCMVTPKENSRTPYRMNPKYSSNLTVSPNSSPYKIQTQSNAETSDFQHEITLQSQRHSETKLNSLNFVNFTSLHSRYPCCFGVVAVLYLQASKDGMSTGIHINGCCDIHSDIKSDLTRCCILIMEHFKNSKLFEKKKQRSRLATTHGTSRQRILEYGVLLRKEAVNEHKVKETQNTDFWVVGKRICHDKGNVQQTVLVCFQDRIEQSLVELAFNLPFGLNWME